TTATAAGGACAGAGTCACAGACTGGATGGTTTGAACGGGATTGATGGCTGTTCTTATCGTTGGTAAGTAGAGGCAGAGGGGTGGGATCATTTCTTCCGGTGGAGAAGAAGCCGCGACAACCAATCTAGCCTCATTAATCATTTCTTCCACTCGGCGAATTTTTTGAATGAAACAACAGCTAGCGCAACCCCACAGACTGTACCGGTACAACTACCactattaatcaattttaacTTTTGGGCCCGTCACCTTTGATGGTCAAGGACACAAGAAATTAGTAAATAGGAAATAGGCTTTCAGAAATGCATGTGATGATTACGGTGCGTTTCAGTAAATGATATCTCTCTCAAATAGCCTTTCTTTCGTATTGTGAACATCACTCTTTTCCTATATGGTACCAAGACTGGAAGATGAGCACTTCCTCGGTCGCGGAGTCTATTTCTGCAAGCTCTTTTGCTAACCTTTCTTCGGCCTTTCTCACATCGGCCATGTAAGTcgtccccttctctctctctctctctctgttttgttcttcttcttcttcttttttttttttttttttaaagaagtatCATTCATTGCTATTAAGCGaaggaaaatatataaacaagatATCGTGAATGATTTTCTGTTAATAATCCCCATTAGTTCACTGTGCTTAGTTCACTGTATGGTCTACTTCTAGATAGTCTTCTACACGTGATACTGGGAAACGTTAGAAATTGTAATTTAAATACAGTCTATTTGATAGTCTTCTACACCTGATATTTgcgtttgtttttaaaaatatctctattttatttaattattacaatttttttaatttttaaataaaaataatattttaataatattttatttaattttttattttatcgtaTCATATTTATGTAACCAAACCGATATAGTTAGTTTTAGCTTCGAACTCCCAAGCCATTAACCTTCgcatgagtattttttttactaatcTTGACATAGTTTCTATTCAGTAGAAAACTATGCCTAGAGCATTTTCATTGAAATAgtcatacataaataaaatgctTCAAATGGCTATtagggacaaaaaaaaaaaaaggctgcaTTGAATTAGTCAAAGTGTgtctataattaattttatttatagtgaATCCAAAACAAAAGTCATATTTGACTGATACTGTTTCTTCATCATGTTTTTAATTGTGAAGCTTTATGCAATAAATGCAGATTAGTAGTGCAGTTTAGTACTAagtgcagatttttttttttttaagtggagATTTATGCAAGTGCAGTTTAGTTCCATTAATCTAGTTcacataaaacataaaacatatatggGGGCTGGACATCCCTAAAATTcaattattctaaattaattcttatgactaataaaataaggcattttaataaaataaacaagttcaagacattcaataacaataaatctaagtcatgtcttccataacttgttGTATCACATGAATGAAAACTGGATTTCCTCTTCGCAAGTTCATtatgaatgttgggctcttgctagacacatcccaaatgaattgcaccaattcttacaTTACTTCTTTGACTTTCTTAGCTCTCAATCTTGTAACTGTCCAATctaaaacttgcaaaggatTTACCTTGGAGCTTATCACCATATGTTCAAGAGAAATAGTTAAcaaaacaaacataaatataattgaaaaagcaaaaaattaaaacaaatgacATCTCAAACAACATATAAAAGAACGATAcgctaaataaaatatataactaaaAAATCTAAAGatggaaaatattaaagagTTTAACTTCAAATCGGACTAGGTGCTTTTGGGTATTATACACCATTCAATGACAGGACGACATATAATTAATCCATTATAGTTATTGTGTGTCGGCTTACATATAACAATTCTGCTCTTTTGCCCTTTATCGTGAGTCCGTTCCTCCCTTTCTCTGAGTTCACTTCTCTCAAGTCCTCTCACCTTTTGAGTGTGAGTCCATTTTTGCCTCTAAAGCCTATATCACCTATGAAGTACTTGATAATTGATTGCTGTTTGAGCCTTTACTTGGAAGAGATCCTTGGGATGGTGGTGTTTTGGGTGCAGAAGCTAACGGTGTGTTATTTGGAGAGATTTTAgatcaaagttttaaaaaatgttctGTTCAAACCAAAATGGTAGGATTTTTTCGTGCCAGAATGGGAATTGGCAAAGGGTAGGCACTTAATTCGTTTTGGGTCAAATTCCAGCTAATTTCGGTCAATTATGGCCGAATTCTGTTATTTCGGCTGAAATAGTTATTCTTgttcaaaattaaatcaaatgttaaaataattgtttttttataaataagctGAAGAATAAGggacaaaattgaaattttattacCTAGTCAACTATCCTATCTTCTCCTCTACACTTTCCGTGCgagactcttccggccaaaccAAAACACTTTTTACTTTAATCAATGTCTTACACTTATTGCAACTCTATATtgtctaataatatatatatatatatatatatatatatatataagtatttttaaaattctaacacCAACTCTAAATtgggaaaaagttaaatttataatattttataaaaaatctacaTCAAGTCAACTCGgtgtgtttatgattttaaaaataaaataaatatcttaataactgtgttttatatatatatatgtgtgtgtgtgtgtgttttttttttttttaaagatttgtattaatattattttgaaatatagtttttatatatataatttatctatttaatgtCTATTTCAGTATCAAAATATTCCGTTTTAATATTTCAATGAAAATAGTGAATGGAacagatttcaaaactttgttttAAACTAACAGGTAGTGGGCTTCTATCAGGTAAGTGAGATGCATCAATTGTATTAGCGACCAACAGAGGATTTCCCTCAATCATAACCTTCAAAATCTCAATAATGGTGGGTGAAAGATTGTTTCCACTCAAATCCAACAACCTTTAACGATTTCAATTCAGTAAAATTCATAGGGACTAAGCCATTTAAGAGTATTGGCAATGGtttattcatcttcatatttacataatatcattttaaattggtctatattagattatgttTTCTCCAAGCCTGATTTCAATCAGGAAACTTAACTTTGCAATTGAAGGACTCAAAGTGCCATTAAGCATGCTTCTTGGCAAATTTATGACAAAACTTGGGAGTTTGAGTTGCAACTCAGTCCCAACTGTAACTCAAACTCCCAACCATGGCTCTTCATAGCGTTTCATAACCAGACCATTCAGAAGCAAGGCTCAAGGGATAATTTACACTGtcaagaaaatttaaaagaatttcgTACATGTTTTTTACCCAATTTTTGTTTGCAATTGactaatgagagagagagagagagagagagagagagagagagagagagagagagagagagagagagggcatgGGACAATTGTGTGAATGCTGATTCTCTACGTGTGATTATATTCTTTAGAAAGCATTTAAGAGTGCATCTAAATGAAATATGATTAGTGATGTCATGTGTATTGTTACCCTAAAAGAAGGGAGGGTACGTTACAAAATTAGTAATTGGATTTTCACGTTTTTACAATTTTAGCTCTTAATTTTTAGAGCCATATTACCGTGGCTGTAGCACTcccgaatttttttttatattttttattcgtttttttcatatttttaaaaataaattcataatattattaaaaaaattacttatttattaaataaaaatttaaaaaataaataccaagATCGATCCTGGGTCGAACTATGGtttctctaatttttaattcttacaaaattattatttaaattttaagaagcTCGAAATTTGAATACCTCCATTAAtgttatcttaaaaaaattaacaccgTAATTGGTACGTGGCATGAGTCAAGTTTTGATTGACATTTGACTGTCATTTACCTGCTGTTGGCGGCAAATTGAGGGAGCTACTATTTGAAagtttatttgatgttgagaacttgagatattaattttataaaaaaattgaaaaatcagaCATGGAATTTtctcaatattatatatatatatataatgcagaTTATTGATAATCATAAAATATGCAGAAAGTTCTGTTAATGGTGTGAAAATGGAAGGAGACATCAACCAGGAACTTCTTAGCAAATCAGCAGAAGCAGAAGTAACTGTTGCAGATCACGAAGTGTCGTTAAAGAAAAAGGTTTGGAGCGAGACAAAGAAGCTGTGGGTTGTGGCGGGGCCTGCTATAGTGACCAGATTCACCACGTTTGGGATCAATGTCATCAGTCAAGCCTTTATTGGTCACATTGGTGCTGCAGAACTAGCTGCCTACTCTTTCGTATATACCGTGCTTTTGAGGTTTTCAAGCGGCGTCCTGGTATGTTTTTGCCATTCTGGTTTCTTTCTGGTTTGATGACAAATTAGTATCGGCTTATGCTTTGAATGGAAATGGTTTTGGGTCTCATCACCATGGCCCTGACTTTAATGGATCATGATATTGGAGCAGGCTCCTCTTGCTTGAACTATTTAGAAAGGGGCTTGAGATAGATGCAATGTGGATTATAGTAAAATGAGGATCACGATTCCCTAAGTACTATTATCTGAACGTTTGGATTGATtgttatttgtttatatatttatgcaaCGTTGAATGTTCAATAAATGCTGTAACACTCATTTCATGTGCCTATTTATCTGCCATTTAAAGCTCTCAAATTCAGATGAAATACTTGAAATGGATTTTTTCAATACATGGACAAAAGTACTGTGAGATGGAAGCTGCGGAGAGAAACAGAAACGAAAACACAAAAGCAAGAATCACTCAACTGATCGTACGtgttattatttaatgtaaatTGCATCCGACAATGGCCTGACAGGACGTGTTCTCTGTTTGAGGATTTTATCATCGTTTTTTGTGATAACAGCATGCAATTGGTAATGAAATCTGCGTTTGAATTGAAATTGTGAATTCGTAAGTGCAGTTGGGCATGGCAAGTGCACTGGAAACTCTCTGTGGACAAGCATACGGTGCGAAACAGTATAACATGCTTGGAGTATATCTTCAAAGATCGTGGATAGTCTTGTTCTTCACTTcaatctttcttcttcctctactAATCTTCACAACCCCAATTCTTAAGATTTTAGGCCAAGAAGAGAATATAGCAGATATTGGAGGGGACGTTGGTCACTGGTTCATTGCCGTGCTATTTTCCTTGATTCCAAGTTTTACATGCCAAATGTTCCTACAAGCACAGAGCAAAAACGTGATCATAACTTACTTGGCAGCATTTTCAATTGCAATCCACCTCCTCCTCTCATGGCTTTTAACTGTGAAGTATAAGTTTGGGATTCCTGGTGCAATGTTCTCCACTGTGTTGGCATATTGGATTCCAAATATTGGTCAGCTTGCATTTGTTATGTGTGGAGGATGTCGGCAAACATGGAAAGGTTTCTCATCACTAGCTTTCAAGGAGCTTTGGCCTGTTATCAAGCTTTCTGTGTCATCTGGTGTTATGCTCTGGTAAGCACTTATCCAACAGGGTGTTCAGAGACTCTTATGTTTTAAACACAGACCAAAGTAATATGGaataggttctttttttttttttttttttttttattattattattattatttttttttttcctgaaaaacAGTTATTGTTCTTCTTTATAGAAATTCTCTTTATGACCGTTTGAAGTTTGTGAGTTCCTTAAGATTTTATGACTGGCATGATTGcttttgtattataattattactgAACGCTATTTTATTCATGATAGTCTCGAGATCTGCTACAATACAGGGTTGCTTATTCTAGCAGGATTCATGAAAAATGCTGAGGTCTCCATTGATGCTCTATCTATATGGTAATTCTTTCAGGCTCCCCCTCCCTTTAATTTGTCATGTTTTCATACCCGTGCCATCATGTTACTATTGGAAACCTTATCCAGACACAAGGAATTCTGTTTATGTCCCTTGATCATTGAAATATCTGATCTTTTTTTACAGCCTTAACATCAATGGATTAGAAATGATGATATCTCTGGGATTCTTGGCTGCAGCAAGGTATCACCATCATCTTCATCcttgaaacatagtccacatCAACGTTGTGAGAGTAGCTTTTCTCCGCTTGAAAATGTGTTTTGAATGTGGTTTTTTCATCAGCTTTACGAAGCATTAGAAttacttctttcttttcttttatttattttttttaaaaaagaggacggtatttcaattttattgataagctCTCACTTATGATGGATGAAGTATTACTTACATATTtgtaaagagaaatactttagccacaaagGGATTGCACAAACTGCTGTGACTtgtacgtcagattgtaaagttatttttagtgTAAATAGATATAACGGATCATATGAAGCCATGTTAGTTTGTGGCTTTggttttgtgtaatctctttgtgtCTGTAACAGTTCTTGTTCGTAGAATATGTAAGATATGCTTATGAATGTTTTAACCTCATTCTTGTACTGATACTTGATTGAAATCTTACAGTGTTCGCGTATCAAACGAATTGGGAAGAGGGGATTCAAAAGCGGCAAAGTTCTCAATCATGAATACAGTGCTGACTTCATTTGTCATTGGATTTGCCCTTTTTCTAGTTTTCCTATTTGTGAGAGGACGTATTGCTTACATATTTACCGACAGTCAGGAGGTGGTTGAAGCGGTTGCAAGCTTGTCACCCTTGTTGGCTGTATCGATACTATTGAACAGTATTCAACCTGTGCTCTCTGGTACTCTTCCCCTCTCAATCTCTCGTGCTATTCTCTGATGACTATAGTACTTAGGTTTAACTGGGACAGATCCCTAGAATTGAATAACTGTCATACTTTCAAAGAGTCCTGGCTTATGTCATCTCTCGTGGTGGCCGAAGGGTTGTCCGACCACATATTTTTTAAGAGTATGGTAtccctaattttattaataatctttatttatgattgagaaaaatcatattCAATGAACCGTGATTCCACGAACCACGAACCAAGCTTACTCATATAATGAGGATAAATTGTGGCTATCATTAAACTATTGTAaggttttattatttagttgcaaagtagatgatttttgtGGACAGGAGTTGCTGTTGGAGCTGGGTGGCAGAGCACAGTAGCATATGTTAACATAGCCTGCTATTATCTTGTGGGAATTCCCGTTGGTGCTGTTCTTGGATATCTTTTTAATATGGGAATCAAGGTGAGCTTTACCATTCCTATATTGTGTTTAGAATCCATGTTTTCTGACTACTCCAAAACTGAAAACGGGAAGAATTCTATTTGCCAGTTTGTGTGGAGACACATTCCATACTGTTTATATGGCAT
This genomic interval from Carya illinoinensis cultivar Pawnee chromosome 10, C.illinoinensisPawnee_v1, whole genome shotgun sequence contains the following:
- the LOC122278032 gene encoding protein DETOXIFICATION 21-like isoform X3; protein product: MEGDINQELLSKSAEAEVTVADHEVSLKKKVWSETKKLWVVAGPAIVTRFTTFGINVISQAFIGHIGAAELAAYSFVYTVLLRFSSGVLMKYLKWIFSIHGQKYCEMEAAERNRNENTKARITQLILGMASALETLCGQAYGAKQYNMLGVYLQRSWIVLFFTSIFLLPLLIFTTPILKILGQEENIADIGGDVGHWFIAVLFSLIPSFTCQMFLQAQSKNVIITYLAAFSIAIHLLLSWLLTVKYKFGIPGAMFSTVLAYWIPNIGQLAFVMCGGCRQTWKGFSSLAFKELWPVIKLSVSSGVMLCLEICYNTGLLILAGFMKNAEVSIDALSICLNINGLEMMISLGFLAAASVRVSNELGRGDSKAAKFSIMNTEVVEAVASLSPLLAVSILLNSIQPVLSGVAVGAGWQSTVAYVNIACYYLVGIPVGAVLGYLFNMGIKGVWVGMLFGTFVQTVVLVVITYRTDWDEQVILAHKRVKRWGAEDGKEGKRAASDV
- the LOC122278032 gene encoding protein DETOXIFICATION 21-like isoform X1, translating into MEGDINQELLSKSAEAEVTVADHEVSLKKKVWSETKKLWVVAGPAIVTRFTTFGINVISQAFIGHIGAAELAAYSFVYTVLLRFSSGVLMKYLKWIFSIHGQKYCEMEAAERNRNENTKARITQLILGMASALETLCGQAYGAKQYNMLGVYLQRSWIVLFFTSIFLLPLLIFTTPILKILGQEENIADIGGDVGHWFIAVLFSLIPSFTCQMFLQAQSKNVIITYLAAFSIAIHLLLSWLLTVKYKFGIPGAMFSTVLAYWIPNIGQLAFVMCGGCRQTWKGFSSLAFKELWPVIKLSVSSGVMLCLEICYNTGLLILAGFMKNAEVSIDALSICLNINGLEMMISLGFLAAASVRVSNELGRGDSKAAKFSIMNTVLTSFVIGFALFLVFLFVRGRIAYIFTDSQEVVEAVASLSPLLAVSILLNSIQPVLSGVAVGAGWQSTVAYVNIACYYLVGIPVGAVLGYLFNMGIKGVWVGMLFGTFVQTVVLVVITYRTDWDEQVILAHKRVKRWGAEDGKEGKRAASDV
- the LOC122278032 gene encoding protein DETOXIFICATION 21-like isoform X2; the protein is MEGDINQELLSKSAEAEVTVADHEVSLKKKVWSETKKLWVVAGPAIVTRFTTFGINVISQAFIGHIGAAELAAYSFVYTVLLRFSSGVLYCEMEAAERNRNENTKARITQLILGMASALETLCGQAYGAKQYNMLGVYLQRSWIVLFFTSIFLLPLLIFTTPILKILGQEENIADIGGDVGHWFIAVLFSLIPSFTCQMFLQAQSKNVIITYLAAFSIAIHLLLSWLLTVKYKFGIPGAMFSTVLAYWIPNIGQLAFVMCGGCRQTWKGFSSLAFKELWPVIKLSVSSGVMLCLEICYNTGLLILAGFMKNAEVSIDALSICLNINGLEMMISLGFLAAASVRVSNELGRGDSKAAKFSIMNTVLTSFVIGFALFLVFLFVRGRIAYIFTDSQEVVEAVASLSPLLAVSILLNSIQPVLSGVAVGAGWQSTVAYVNIACYYLVGIPVGAVLGYLFNMGIKGVWVGMLFGTFVQTVVLVVITYRTDWDEQVILAHKRVKRWGAEDGKEGKRAASDV
- the LOC122278032 gene encoding protein DETOXIFICATION 21-like isoform X4; its protein translation is MEGDINQELLSKSAEAEVTVADHEVSLKKKVWSETKKLWVVAGPAIVTRFTTFGINVISQAFIGHIGAAELAAYSFVYTVLLRFSSGVLLGMASALETLCGQAYGAKQYNMLGVYLQRSWIVLFFTSIFLLPLLIFTTPILKILGQEENIADIGGDVGHWFIAVLFSLIPSFTCQMFLQAQSKNVIITYLAAFSIAIHLLLSWLLTVKYKFGIPGAMFSTVLAYWIPNIGQLAFVMCGGCRQTWKGFSSLAFKELWPVIKLSVSSGVMLCLEICYNTGLLILAGFMKNAEVSIDALSICLNINGLEMMISLGFLAAASVRVSNELGRGDSKAAKFSIMNTVLTSFVIGFALFLVFLFVRGRIAYIFTDSQEVVEAVASLSPLLAVSILLNSIQPVLSGVAVGAGWQSTVAYVNIACYYLVGIPVGAVLGYLFNMGIKGVWVGMLFGTFVQTVVLVVITYRTDWDEQVILAHKRVKRWGAEDGKEGKRAASDV